The window GATCCAGGGGAAGGTGGAGCCTTGCAGGTCCTGTAGCTGTTTCATAGCAGTGAGCTAAGTCAACTGATCAGCAACAAAGTGTAAGAGTGACAAAATGGCTAGAGCTTCCCGTGATCACTTTTCCAAGGAATCTTCCCTGTGGCCCACCTTGATGGGAAACACATAAGGGAATTCTGGGTAATGTAGTTCAGTCTATTCAAGTTGACACATAACAAAGCCACCACATAGGTATtgggtaaatatttgttaaatgaatgaatgaatattgtgCTGCTTCCCTTGGAAGTTCTTTGGAAACCAGAACATCTAATGCCTCTTATAAGCCAAGCCATTTGGAATCAGTCACTTAATCCTTTGAGTCTGTTTGTCTATAAAACTCCCAAGAACAATCCCTGTTTTCCCTATTTAATAGGACTTATATAGAGATCAGTTGAGATGATCTGAACAAAAGCACTGTGAACGTTATAAAGCATAAAACACAGGTAATgtagtattattttaattatgaatgtTGTTACTACTTGAGCTTCCTAATTGATCACATAGAGTAATAGTTCCTGAGCAATTTGCCTTTTAGGTGTACCAGGGAGGTTAAATTGGATGATGAATATAGAAGTACTCTGTCAGCTATGCCATAGCATATACTTCAAAGGTGAGACTTCAATTATCATTCAACACTGAGCTACATTTGCACATAATGTTTTAGTTCTGGGCTAAATGGCGTAGAGGGACAAGCGTATAATTGGTAATCCTGGGAGCTGGAGGGCAGTGGCCATTTCTCAGATGGGAGTTGTGGGCAGTGGATAAAGTTTCTGTCCTATAAGTCTGAGCTTGGATTTCATAGCAGCCAAACTTGCTCAGCAAGATGAAGAAATCCCTGCGGAAGTTCTTAGTGAAGATGGCATAGAGGAAGGGGTTGGCACAGGAATTGATGGGATAGAACAGGACCAGGAGGATCTTTGACTTGGACACAGTGATGAGGGGCACcttgagggaggcagagatggcAAAGAAGGAGATGGGCGCCATGCAGAGGAAGTCTGTGAAGATGAGCATGGCCATGCGCTTGGCAATCTTGGTATCACTAGAGGAGGACACGATGTTGGGGTTTCTCACTGTGAGGTAGATGTGAGCATAGCAGCCACAGATGACCACAAAGGCCAGGACATTGAGCACAAGGAGGGACATAACATACAGCTGTGACACGGGGCTGTCAATATCCATGggcaggcagatgctcaccttCATGTAGCTGCTGATGCCAAAGATGGGAAAGAGTGCAACTGCAAAAGCAAAGATCCAGCCAAGCAGCATGACCCCAGCAGCGTGGCGGAGCTGCACTTTGCACTCTAGCTGCATGGCATGGGTGATGGTGTGCCATCTTTCCAGTGTTATGGCTGTCAGAGTATAGACTGAGAGCTCACTGGCAAAGACTGTGAAAAAGCCAGCAGCATCACAGCCTGCTCCAGTTTGCCAGTCAATGGCATAGTTGTGGTACTGGCTTTTGGTGTAGATATCAACTGATGCTATGAGCAGCAGGTAGATTCCAATGCAGAGATCGGCAAAGGCCAGGTTGCACATAAGGAACCGGGGGACTGTGAGTTTGTATTGGCTGGTAATCAGGATCACCAACACAATGATATTCCCTGTGATGGCCAGGATGCTAATAAACCATATCAAGACTCTGAGAATATCATGCCCCATGATATCTTCACATGGATTGAATGCATCTGGCTTAGGGGAGCAAGTCACATCAACCACTTCATTGCATAAGTCATAGTCAAATTCACTGTACATCATGTCAAATCCTTTGGCGTAACTGGATTCCTCGTCTTCTGCCAAAGAGATTCTCTGACCCCTAGCCTGAGTCATATCCTCAATTTCTCGTCTTAAAATAGATTTGTTGCAAATCGGATGAAGCTCAGagctagaaaaatacaaaaaaggaacagaatCAGCATCCTGGGTCCGGAATGGCAAATACATCACTGTTTCTGCCCAGGGTAGAAATGATGGGGtttcttcctgaattttttttttctcttctcagtcTGTCTGCCCTTGAGGCTAAGCTCAAGGGTTAATGGTGCTTACTGTAAATGAACAGAATGACATGTGTATATATTCCTAGAGTTGGATGGCCCACTGGGGAAACCATCTGGCCACAACCTGAATGTGGGAGGAAGGCGCCTGGGACTAGCTAAGCTTTGCTGTTAAGTGCAAATAATTTACAGACCTTATATCTACTCCACCCTTTGCCTTTCCCTTTTCTATTCAGCTATCTGTTAATATGCCTGAGTAGGATATAATGCTATTCCTCTACTCTCTACTCCACTTGCTGGAAGATCTGGACTGTTTTCTAACTGAAATGAGAACTTACTTGCTGCTTTTATCTACatgaagcagagaagcagagaagcagagtcTATGGTCAGTTCCCAGCCAGGGCCTCTCTTTAGCTCTCTGGTACTCAGACAGGTGGGAGATCTGCTGATTAGCCCAAAAGGTTCCTCAGGATCCCCTTCTCTATTAGCTTACTTGCCAGGAGCCACACTAGGCCTCAGGTATATGTTGGCCTACAGGGTAAATCTGGATTTTGCATATTAAATAATTACTTAGTGAGTGCTGAGAGAGCAAACATAGGAATGCAAGGGAGAGTCTAATTCATTCTCAGATTATAACTCATTCCCTGGGGGAGCTTGGTCTTCTTGGGGTCACTTTCCTATCTTGGTTTTTCCTTTAAACTCAAATGTACAAGAGGCCTAGTCAACAGAATAGAGGTATTTTTGGAAGGGATTTGAACAAAAGCCAAATGATAAATATTCTACCTATATGGATGGTTAGTGCTTGTAAAGACCGGGGGTAATAGTTCTGTTTTGAAGCAAAGGCTAGAGGAAAAGAGATGTTTTACACTGAGTCTCTTCTGGATGGAAAAAATTTCACATAAACACATAAACTTTCTCCCACTCTCCCTTCCTGAGAACCAAACCCACAGCAATGTTAAgtgactttttatttctctcaaacCCTAACATGATCTCATATAAGTAGGGAAATGAGTGTTAAATCCTTTAAAGAATTCCCCCTCCATAAGGAGAGAGTAGTTGGGGGAGTAGAGGAGGTAAAGTTTGCATTTGATACTGAAGGAGGGGTCCTGGTTAAGTGTTATGACATATACGGACTAAACTTTTCCCCATCAACCTCTATGAGAAAAGGCTATTAGGGAGtatgctttcctttctttattcccTTCTGGGAAGTGAATTGAATTGCCAGGAAGTCATTGTCTCTTGGCCAAagggtctctctttctcttttttaatcctGGTGATGCCAAAGACAGGAAAGGATTTAATCCTGGATAATGTGTCATCTTTCATTTTAGGGACTGGTTGGGCTTCTCATATCACTCACAGGTTGCATTAAAGGAGCAAAACAATAGTGTATATGTAATtgaaaaagccagaaaaatctTTTGGTTTTTGTCCGAGATCTTACCAGAAAAGAGATGGGCCCAGAGAGGACAGGACAATCACTGTGGTCCTTCATCTAACTTGTGACTCCTGAACCCTGTCATTGGATTAGTAGCAGCCCAATTGAAAGAATAGAAAGTAAGTAATCTGGTGCCTACAGATGACAATTCCGTTCAGTAAACTAGATCTGACTTAATCATCTAGAGACCGCTTCACTTCCTGGGGCTTAGTTGGCTTCTGTGAAGATTCTTaatgttgataatgctgctaacatatttttttttttttttgctgctaacatattttaaatattgatgctTCCCTTTCCTGAAACAGAAATGACCCAACCACATGAATATAGAAGAGGTAAACAATGTGTGTCTCTTAGAAAAggatagaaacaaaaatagaagtgAGGGACAGTAGTCTTGCTTCTGCAATACTTTAGCAAATAATAAGCATCATAAAGAGTTGGGAATTCTTGAACCCAGATAAACCAATGAACAGATTCTTAGGATGTGTGTAGTAGAATGGCCCAGAGGCTGGGCTTTGAAAATGAAGCAGAAGGTTTGGATCTAAGTTTGGTTGGTGTTGGTCAAGTTATtactgtctctgagcctctcttttTGCTTCTGTGAGAAGGGAATAAAAATACTATTGCCTTTGTGAGAATTATATGAGATAAAGTTGGGAAATATCATGGAGCCAGGCAGTGAGAATTCAGTGAATATGAGTAATACCAAGAAGATGACAGTGGTTACTTACTGAGTTTATGTTGGGGTCCAGACCCTGAGTGGGTACTTAGATGTATATGCCACAGTGCACCAATTTAAAATCTAGTTGTGAAGGAAAGGCCTAAATAAAACTAGCAtcacaaaatgagcaaaataacATTACAAGTTGAGGGTAGAACTCTCACAAAGAGCTATATGGTTCAAGGACAAATAAGGTGTGTTAATAAGGTCATTTGGTGAAAGTCCAGGAGGGCTGTTGACCAAAACCTCACAGTCACAAGGACCTAACATTTACATCTTGGGCATTGTTGCCAAATGAGGATTGGAAGAACAATTGCATCATACAACTTTAAACCTGAATCTCATTACTAAACCACATCTACTAGGGTATATAATGAAGTGACATCGTTAAAAAAATCTTGTAGTTATCTCACGAATATCATAACTATTTTGTGTTTGTGAGtttgttaaatataaaaactcaatGCTCACTGCAATTTTTGTTACTCTGTTTTGGCATCTCTTCCTAGGAAAGGGGTAGACCTCTCCTTTGCTGTACCAGACAGGCCCTGATGGTAAATTACAATAGGGACCTAGCAAGGATGAGAGCCAGGTGGTTTGGGGGCAATCAAGGAAGGCTTTAAGTCATGGGACAATGTTAGACACACCTGGAAATTTCTGGTTAGGAGGAACTCTGATGCTGCCTCTATGTTACCAGGGGGTGGCAAGACCAGAGGAATCTGAGCAATGCAGGTAGGTAACATATTCCTGTAGTGTGTTAGCACTGGGCCAGGCAGCATATAACATGCAGTTCTTACAATGATCTTGACAACCTCGGAGATTGGTCCTGAAGGGCATTGAGTTCCAGGGTTTTCTTTGGTAAATTGGTATCTTTCTTGCCCTGGCTGGAATAACTTGTCTGGAATATAAAAGAGGCAAACCTTGCTCCCCAGCCTAAGCCCTTCCACCTTGTAATCATCAGGAAGAAATTCCTGGGCCCTTGAGCTAATGTGTGAGAAGTGTCCGATTCTGGATTCTCACTGATACATGGTATTTCTGAAAAGTAGCCCCTTGTCTGCAAATCTTTGGAATGGGTGTGAGTGTGGGCTTCTAgttactttgaaaacattttaggtatatactgttctttgttttgtttttatcttgctTTTGAGCAGGGGCTAAGTCTACATGGGCGGGTGAATGTGTGTGAAGGTCATTCAATAGAGGAGACTGTAACATACAGTGAAATGACACAGGGAAGCTCTATTAGTGCTGTGGTGCTATACAAGAGTGTGGCAAGGCATCATCTGAGTGTGAGTGCGTGGTATGGACTGTGTTAGTGAGCTCAGGGGAGGGTGCAGGCTTTGAGAACTCCTCCTACCCGGTGCATTCTACATGCCTTGGATCCTTTAAATGTCTGAAACATTTATATGCAATCTCCAAAAGAGTCCCTCTCCACTTTCTCTCCAGATCCTCTCTGATTACATCATCTTTTTTACCAGTTGCCTCCTGGGTTTTGTCTCTGTCTGGATTACCCTCTTTTCTGGGCTTCTTCAAATTTGACCAGCCTTGAAAGCCAAAGTGAACAGATGTCCCAATCTGAGTCCTCCCTGTGAGGTGCTAAGATCCAAAGATGGATTAAGGAGTCTTGGAGGGGTTGGGATGTATTGTGTATGTGCACATCAGTGTCTGGTAGGGCATTTATGCTTCTCTCCTCCAAAGTTGACTTGTATGGTCCCTGG is drawn from Canis lupus baileyi chromosome 11, mCanLup2.hap1, whole genome shotgun sequence and contains these coding sequences:
- the FSHR gene encoding follicle-stimulating hormone receptor isoform X3 produces the protein MALLLVFSLAFLSLGSGCHHRICHCSHRVFLCQESKVTEIPSDLPRNAVELRFVLTKLRVIPKGAFSGFGDLEKIEISQNEVLEVIEANVFSNLSKLHEIRIEKANNLLYIDPDAFQSLPNLRYLLISNTGIKHLPAVHKIQSLQKVLLDIQDNINIHTVERNSFMGLSFESMILWLNKNGIQEIHNCAFNGTQLDELNLSDNNNLEELPNDVFHGASGPVILDISRTRIHSLPSYGLENLKKFRARSTYNLKKLPSLEKFVALMEASLTYPSHCCAFANWRRQISELHPICNKSILRREIEDMTQARGQRISLAEDEESSYAKGFDMMYSEFDYDLCNEVVDVTCSPKPDAFNPCEDIMGHDILRVLIWFISILAITGNIIVLVILITSQYKLTVPRFLMCNLAFADLCIGIYLLLIASVDIYTKSQYHNYAIDWQTGAGCDAAGFFTVFASELSVYTLTAITLERWHTITHAMQLECKVQLRHAAGVMLLGWIFAFAVALFPIFGISSYMKVSICLPMDIDSPVSQLYVMSLLVLNVLAFVVICGCYAHIYLTVRNPNIVSSSSDTKIAKRMAMLIFTDFLCMAPISFFAISASLKVPLITVSKSKILLVLFYPINSCANPFLYAIFTKNFRRDFFILLSKFGCYEIQAQTYRTETLSTAHNSHLRNGHCPPAPRITNYTLVPLRHLAQN
- the FSHR gene encoding follicle-stimulating hormone receptor isoform X4, translated to MALLLVFSLAFLSLGSGCHHRICHCSHRVFLCQESKVTEIPSDLPRNAVELVHVNIRHLLCTQRFVLTKLRVIPKGAFSGFGDLEKIRIEKANNLLYIDPDAFQSLPNLRYLLISNTGIKHLPAVHKIQSLQKVLLDIQDNINIHTVERNSFMGLSFESMILWLNKNGIQEIHNCAFNGTQLDELNLSDNNNLEELPNDVFHGASGPVILDISRTRIHSLPSYGLENLKKFRARSTYNLKKLPSLEKFVALMEASLTYPSHCCAFANWRRQISELHPICNKSILRREIEDMTQARGQRISLAEDEESSYAKGFDMMYSEFDYDLCNEVVDVTCSPKPDAFNPCEDIMGHDILRVLIWFISILAITGNIIVLVILITSQYKLTVPRFLMCNLAFADLCIGIYLLLIASVDIYTKSQYHNYAIDWQTGAGCDAAGFFTVFASELSVYTLTAITLERWHTITHAMQLECKVQLRHAAGVMLLGWIFAFAVALFPIFGISSYMKVSICLPMDIDSPVSQLYVMSLLVLNVLAFVVICGCYAHIYLTVRNPNIVSSSSDTKIAKRMAMLIFTDFLCMAPISFFAISASLKVPLITVSKSKILLVLFYPINSCANPFLYAIFTKNFRRDFFILLSKFGCYEIQAQTYRTETLSTAHNSHLRNGHCPPAPRITNYTLVPLRHLAQN
- the FSHR gene encoding follicle-stimulating hormone receptor isoform X2 — translated: MALLLVFSLAFLSLGSGCHHRICHCSHRVFLCQESKVTEIPSDLPRNAVELVHVNIRHLLCTQRFVLTKLRVIPKGAFSGFGDLEKIEISQNEVLEVIEANVFSNLSKLHEIIEKANNLLYIDPDAFQSLPNLRYLLISNTGIKHLPAVHKIQSLQKVLLDIQDNINIHTVERNSFMGLSFESMILWLNKNGIQEIHNCAFNGTQLDELNLSDNNNLEELPNDVFHGASGPVILDISRTRIHSLPSYGLENLKKFRARSTYNLKKLPSLEKFVALMEASLTYPSHCCAFANWRRQISELHPICNKSILRREIEDMTQARGQRISLAEDEESSYAKGFDMMYSEFDYDLCNEVVDVTCSPKPDAFNPCEDIMGHDILRVLIWFISILAITGNIIVLVILITSQYKLTVPRFLMCNLAFADLCIGIYLLLIASVDIYTKSQYHNYAIDWQTGAGCDAAGFFTVFASELSVYTLTAITLERWHTITHAMQLECKVQLRHAAGVMLLGWIFAFAVALFPIFGISSYMKVSICLPMDIDSPVSQLYVMSLLVLNVLAFVVICGCYAHIYLTVRNPNIVSSSSDTKIAKRMAMLIFTDFLCMAPISFFAISASLKVPLITVSKSKILLVLFYPINSCANPFLYAIFTKNFRRDFFILLSKFGCYEIQAQTYRTETLSTAHNSHLRNGHCPPAPRITNYTLVPLRHLAQN
- the FSHR gene encoding follicle-stimulating hormone receptor isoform X1 is translated as MALLLVFSLAFLSLGSGCHHRICHCSHRVFLCQESKVTEIPSDLPRNAVELVHVNIRHLLCTQRFVLTKLRVIPKGAFSGFGDLEKIEISQNEVLEVIEANVFSNLSKLHEIRIEKANNLLYIDPDAFQSLPNLRYLLISNTGIKHLPAVHKIQSLQKVLLDIQDNINIHTVERNSFMGLSFESMILWLNKNGIQEIHNCAFNGTQLDELNLSDNNNLEELPNDVFHGASGPVILDISRTRIHSLPSYGLENLKKFRARSTYNLKKLPSLEKFVALMEASLTYPSHCCAFANWRRQISELHPICNKSILRREIEDMTQARGQRISLAEDEESSYAKGFDMMYSEFDYDLCNEVVDVTCSPKPDAFNPCEDIMGHDILRVLIWFISILAITGNIIVLVILITSQYKLTVPRFLMCNLAFADLCIGIYLLLIASVDIYTKSQYHNYAIDWQTGAGCDAAGFFTVFASELSVYTLTAITLERWHTITHAMQLECKVQLRHAAGVMLLGWIFAFAVALFPIFGISSYMKVSICLPMDIDSPVSQLYVMSLLVLNVLAFVVICGCYAHIYLTVRNPNIVSSSSDTKIAKRMAMLIFTDFLCMAPISFFAISASLKVPLITVSKSKILLVLFYPINSCANPFLYAIFTKNFRRDFFILLSKFGCYEIQAQTYRTETLSTAHNSHLRNGHCPPAPRITNYTLVPLRHLAQN
- the FSHR gene encoding follicle-stimulating hormone receptor isoform X5 is translated as MALLLVFSLAFLSLGSGCHHRICHCSHRVFLCQESKVTEIPSDLPRNAVELRFVLTKLRVIPKGAFSGFGDLEKIRIEKANNLLYIDPDAFQSLPNLRYLLISNTGIKHLPAVHKIQSLQKVLLDIQDNINIHTVERNSFMGLSFESMILWLNKNGIQEIHNCAFNGTQLDELNLSDNNNLEELPNDVFHGASGPVILDISRTRIHSLPSYGLENLKKFRARSTYNLKKLPSLEKFVALMEASLTYPSHCCAFANWRRQISELHPICNKSILRREIEDMTQARGQRISLAEDEESSYAKGFDMMYSEFDYDLCNEVVDVTCSPKPDAFNPCEDIMGHDILRVLIWFISILAITGNIIVLVILITSQYKLTVPRFLMCNLAFADLCIGIYLLLIASVDIYTKSQYHNYAIDWQTGAGCDAAGFFTVFASELSVYTLTAITLERWHTITHAMQLECKVQLRHAAGVMLLGWIFAFAVALFPIFGISSYMKVSICLPMDIDSPVSQLYVMSLLVLNVLAFVVICGCYAHIYLTVRNPNIVSSSSDTKIAKRMAMLIFTDFLCMAPISFFAISASLKVPLITVSKSKILLVLFYPINSCANPFLYAIFTKNFRRDFFILLSKFGCYEIQAQTYRTETLSTAHNSHLRNGHCPPAPRITNYTLVPLRHLAQN
- the FSHR gene encoding follicle-stimulating hormone receptor isoform X7, yielding MSWEAPDSRRGGLSSPSFESSQKEHFLDLGTWRKCMYLTIEISQNEVLEVIEANVFSNLSKLHEIIEKANNLLYIDPDAFQSLPNLRYLLISNTGIKHLPAVHKIQSLQKVLLDIQDNINIHTVERNSFMGLSFESMILWLNKNGIQEIHNCAFNGTQLDELNLSDNNNLEELPNDVFHGASGPVILDISRTRIHSLPSYGLENLKKFRARSTYNLKKLPSLEKFVALMEASLTYPSHCCAFANWRRQISELHPICNKSILRREIEDMTQARGQRISLAEDEESSYAKGFDMMYSEFDYDLCNEVVDVTCSPKPDAFNPCEDIMGHDILRVLIWFISILAITGNIIVLVILITSQYKLTVPRFLMCNLAFADLCIGIYLLLIASVDIYTKSQYHNYAIDWQTGAGCDAAGFFTVFASELSVYTLTAITLERWHTITHAMQLECKVQLRHAAGVMLLGWIFAFAVALFPIFGISSYMKVSICLPMDIDSPVSQLYVMSLLVLNVLAFVVICGCYAHIYLTVRNPNIVSSSSDTKIAKRMAMLIFTDFLCMAPISFFAISASLKVPLITVSKSKILLVLFYPINSCANPFLYAIFTKNFRRDFFILLSKFGCYEIQAQTYRTETLSTAHNSHLRNGHCPPAPRITNYTLVPLRHLAQN
- the FSHR gene encoding follicle-stimulating hormone receptor isoform X6, whose amino-acid sequence is MSWEAPDSRRGGLSSPSFESSQKEHFLDLGTWRKCMYLTIEISQNEVLEVIEANVFSNLSKLHEIRIEKANNLLYIDPDAFQSLPNLRYLLISNTGIKHLPAVHKIQSLQKVLLDIQDNINIHTVERNSFMGLSFESMILWLNKNGIQEIHNCAFNGTQLDELNLSDNNNLEELPNDVFHGASGPVILDISRTRIHSLPSYGLENLKKFRARSTYNLKKLPSLEKFVALMEASLTYPSHCCAFANWRRQISELHPICNKSILRREIEDMTQARGQRISLAEDEESSYAKGFDMMYSEFDYDLCNEVVDVTCSPKPDAFNPCEDIMGHDILRVLIWFISILAITGNIIVLVILITSQYKLTVPRFLMCNLAFADLCIGIYLLLIASVDIYTKSQYHNYAIDWQTGAGCDAAGFFTVFASELSVYTLTAITLERWHTITHAMQLECKVQLRHAAGVMLLGWIFAFAVALFPIFGISSYMKVSICLPMDIDSPVSQLYVMSLLVLNVLAFVVICGCYAHIYLTVRNPNIVSSSSDTKIAKRMAMLIFTDFLCMAPISFFAISASLKVPLITVSKSKILLVLFYPINSCANPFLYAIFTKNFRRDFFILLSKFGCYEIQAQTYRTETLSTAHNSHLRNGHCPPAPRITNYTLVPLRHLAQN